One genomic segment of Thunnus albacares chromosome 18, fThuAlb1.1, whole genome shotgun sequence includes these proteins:
- the LOC122968716 gene encoding heat shock protein beta-1-like, whose product MGDQNKVLSRPIFRRDVSWDNFPNWTQPSRIFAQDFGLPPFLEPSDLDWLDWAKRRLASFSWPGYTQTPILPPLRGQHPAALDQRGLRQLASGVSEIRTGNDSWKINLDVNHFSPEEITITTKEGYLQIAGNHEERQDEHGLVSRCFTRKYKLPEGVDLQHISSSLSGDGVLSVEAPVPGTSISDPANEMVIPVQMKEKQDGEK is encoded by the exons ATGGGTGACCAAAATAAAGTATTATCCCGTCCCATTTTCCGCCGAGATGTGAGCTGGGATAATTTCCCAAACTGGACACAGCCGAGCCGCATCTTTGCGCAGGATTTTGGCCTCCCACCTTTCTTGGAGCCTAGTGATCTGGACTGGTTAGACTGGGCAAAGAGGAGGCTGGCATCTTTCTCCTGGCCAGGGTACACACAGACTCCCATTCTGCCACCACTCAGGGGTCAGCACCCTGCAGCGTTAGACCAAAGGGGTCTGAGACAACTGGCAAGCGGGGTGTCAGAGATCAGAACAGGGAACGACAGCTGGAAGATTAACTTGGACGTCAATCACTTCTCACCTGAGGAGATTACAATCACAACCAAGGAGGGTTATTTGCAAATAGCAG GAAATCATGAAGAAAGGCAGGATGAGCATGGATTGGTTTCAAGGTGCTTCACCCGGAAATACAA GCTGCCAGAGGGGGTGGATTTACAGCATATCAGCTCCTCGCTGTCTGGTGATGGAGTCCTGTCTGTAGAGGCTCCCGTCCCCGGGACATCCATCAGCGACCCAGCCAATGAGATGGTCATACCTGTTCAGATGAAAGAGAAGCAGGATGGTGAAAAGTGA
- the taok3b gene encoding serine/threonine-protein kinase TAO3 gives MSGYKRMRRQHQKQLIALENRLKAEMDEHRLRLQKELETQANNTYIELERLAKRHVAQTDKEMKSVAAEERRIQQQIVAQQKKELTTFLENQKKEYRLCKDKIKEEMNEDLCTPKEEKQERLSRHKETMQRSQAEEEAHLLAQQRLVYDRSCRALKHRSLVRRHEFEQEQLREELNKKRTQKEMEHALMIRQDESTQDLERRQLQMLQKLRIELMRLQHQTELENQEEYNGRRQRELHRKHTLEQRQQPRNLKTLEMQIKKQFQDTCKVQNKQYKALRNHQLEVSPKGDHKTILKGLKEEQTRKLAILAEQYEQSINEMMASQAMRLDAEQETECQALKQQLKQEMELLDAYQRKTKSQMETQHEREQQKLEQKVSIRRAHLEQKIEEELAALQKERTERVKHLLERQDREMNAFDTESRSLGFGSLGSLDFPKEDNR, from the exons ATGTCTGGGTATAAGCGCATGCGGCGGCAGCACCAGAAGCAGCTGATCGCCCTGGAGAACAGGCTAAAGGCCGAGATGGATGAGCATAGGCTCCGGCTGCAGAAGGAATTAGAGACACAAGCGAACAACACTTACATTGAGCTGGAAAGACTGGCTAAACGCCACGTTGCTCAAACAGACAAAGAG ATGAAGTCAGTTGCAGCTGAAGAGAGGAGGATCCAGCAACAGATTGTTGCCCAGCAAAAGAAAGAGCTGACTACTTTCTTAGAGAACCAGAAAAAGGAGTACAGGCTTTGCAAAGACAAGATCAAAGAA GAGATGAATGAAGACCTGTGTACACCCAAGGAGGAGAAGCAGGAGCGTCTGTCCAGGCACAAAGAAACAATGCAGCGCTCTCAGGCTGAGGAGGAAGCTCATTTGCTGGCCCAGCAGAGGCTGGTCTACGACCGGAGCTGTAGGGCCCTCAAACACCGGAGTCTGGTCAGGAGGCATGAGTTTGAACAGGAGCAGCTGAGAGAG GAGTTGAACAAGAAGAGGACCCAGAAAGAGATGGAACATGCCCTGATGATCCGGCAGGACGAGTCCACCCAGGACCTGGAGCGGAGGCAGCTGCAGATGCTGCAGAAGCTACGTATTGAACTCATGCGGCTACAGCATCAGACGGAGCTCGAAAACCAGGAGGAGTACAATGGCCGGCGGCAGAGAGaactacacaggaaacacactcTGGAGCAGCGGCAGCAGCCCAGAAACCTCAAG ACGCTGGAGATGCAGATCAAGAAACAATTCCAGGATACCTGTAAGGTGCAGAACAAGCAGTACAAAGCTCTTAGGAACCATCAGCTGGAGGTCTCTCCCAAAGGTGACCATAAGACCATCTTGAAGGGCCTGAAAGAGGAGCAGACACGCAAGTTGGCCATACTGGCCGAGCAGTATGAGCAGAGCATCAACGAGATGATGGCATCACAAGCG ATGCGATTAGATGCAGAGCAGGAAACAGAGTGCCAAGCtctgaagcagcagctgaagCAAGAGATGGAGCTACTGGACGCCTACCAGAGAAAAACCAAGTCACAGATGGAGACCCAACATGAGCGAGAGCAGCAGAAACTTGAGCAGAAGGTCTCCATACGCAGAGCCCACCTTGAACAGAAG ATTGAAGAGGAACTGGCCGCACTTCAGAAGGAACGTACTGAAAGGGTCAAGCACTTGTTGGAACGTCAGGACAGAGAAATGAATGCTTTTGACACAGAAAGTAGAAGCCTCGGCTTTGGAAGCCTGGGATCTCTGGACTTCCCCAAAGAAGACAACAGATGA
- the m17 gene encoding IL-6 subfamily cytokine M17 has translation MNGHVKSMHFQQFMEPATTLLSLLLLMAVYSTRTVAASRNQQCWNSLQQTLKQTRLIHKESVDLIKTYKDSQGDMSEFFCKVSMNDVPDSNISGMEPSERIMSIYTHLQVFFPHLKRVYEQQTDLQSSTSPLLAELTRVSSRSRYLAALLNSFYQSLFPNLPLPEPAGWPTSLPPPQNIFQQKVYGCVVLKTYKNFLSNVSKELRSLKSKVCRI, from the exons ATGAATGGTCATGTAAAGAGCATGCATTTTCAACAGTTTATGGAACCAGCAACAA CATTactctctctcctgctgcttATGGCTGTTTATTCAACAAGAACTGTGGCAGCAAGCAGAAACCAGCAGTGTTGGAATTCTCTGCAACAGACTTTGAAGCAGACCAGACTCATACACAAGGAATCTGTTGACCTAATCAAAACATAT AAAGACTCTCAAGGAGACATGTCAGAATTCTTCTGCAAGGTGTCAATGAACGACGTCCCCGATTCCAACATCTCTGGTATGGAGCCCTCAGAGAGGATAATGAGCATCTACACACACCTCCAAGTCTTCTTCCCACATTTAAAACGTGTGTACGAACAGCAGACAGACTTACAGTCATCTACGAGCCCACTGCTGGCCGAGCTCACCAGGGTTAGCAGTCGGAGCAGGTATTTGGCTGCTCTCCTAAACAGCTTTTATCAGAGCCTCTTCCCAAACCTGCCTCTACCGGAGCCTGCAGGGTGGCCGACGTCACTACCTCCACCTCAGAACATCTTCCAGCAGAAGGTCTACGGCTGCGTGGTCCTGAAGACCTACAAGAATTTCCTGTCAAATGTTTCAAAGGAATTGAGATCTCTAAAAAGCAAAGTGTGCAGGATATAA